One genomic segment of Bacteroides caccae includes these proteins:
- the rpe gene encoding ribulose-phosphate 3-epimerase, whose product MKPIIAPSILSADFGYLAKDIEMVNRSEAEWVHIDIMDGVFVPNISFGFPVLKYVAKLSKKPLDVHLMIVNPEKFIPEVKALGAHTMNVHYEACPHLHRVVQQIREAGMQPAVTINPATPVALLQDIIRDVYMVLVMSVNPGFGGQKFIEHSVEKVRELRALIEQTGSKALIEVDGGVNLETGARLVEAGADALVAGNAVFGAPDPEAMIHRLHEL is encoded by the coding sequence ATGAAACCAATTATCGCTCCTTCCATTCTTTCCGCTGATTTCGGATATTTGGCGAAAGATATTGAAATGGTAAACCGCAGTGAGGCGGAATGGGTACATATTGATATTATGGACGGGGTATTTGTCCCTAACATCTCATTCGGCTTTCCGGTACTGAAATATGTGGCAAAGCTGAGTAAGAAACCGTTGGATGTGCATCTGATGATTGTTAATCCGGAGAAGTTTATCCCGGAAGTAAAAGCATTGGGAGCGCATACGATGAATGTGCATTATGAGGCTTGCCCTCATTTGCATCGGGTGGTACAACAGATTAGAGAGGCAGGGATGCAACCTGCCGTGACGATTAATCCGGCAACTCCCGTAGCTTTGTTGCAGGACATTATCCGAGATGTATATATGGTGCTTGTCATGAGCGTGAATCCCGGATTTGGTGGGCAGAAGTTCATTGAACATTCCGTAGAAAAAGTCCGTGAACTACGTGCTTTGATTGAACAGACTGGCTCGAAGGCTTTGATTGAAGTGGACGGTGGTGTGAATCTGGAAACGGGTGCACGTCTCGTTGAGGCGGGTGCAGATGCTTTGGTAGCTGGTAATGCAGTCTTTGGAGCACCGGATCCGGAAGCAATGATTCACCGGTTACACGAGTTGTAG
- a CDS encoding ComEC/Rec2 family competence protein, with the protein MVVSYLHRYPYIRLVIPWIAGVFCGDRFFNGSPELFWGILAFCFLAGLSIGCYFLGRYSLRWCFGIAILALCFTGGWVGITWQLQHATGYTFPKEETVYRGWVTDTPETKEHTFLCRVLLKEQRDSTAIHSIDDCKAILYLQRDSAAAGLKRGDELWVSARISPPVNGQNFDEFDYARYLMRKGISGTGYVVSGKWMLASSEMLSSGNGNIARKSTLLEVAGSCRDRILSLYRQLGFEGDGLAVLSALTVGDKTELSDSVRESYSVAGASHVLALSGLHIGLLYALLFFILSPVAKRGNAGRCLRAVFLLILLWAFAFFTGLSPSVVRSACMFSIWAVADIFNRQALSLNTLAATAWVMLLCNPVWLFDVGFQLSFLAVASILLTYKPIYRLLPVKSRIGRYFWGLMSVSIAAQLGTAPLVMFYFSRFSTHFLFTNLVVIPLVTIILYSAVVMLLLTPLHWIQNFIAEGVKFLLDALNTFIHWVEQLPYASIDGIWLYQLEVLGLYLSGGLVFYYFANRGLKNLLICLFSILLLGVYHVSMSWVDRPLDSIVFYNVRGCPAVHCIDNNGNSRIVYGDSLSDKRQLYRVATNYWNHHQLLSPLEVTADYQDTALCCREQILSYHGRRICMVTDHRWRNKSAATPLYIDYLYLCKGYNGHLKELRLLFAPECIILDASLSEHRKQLFEEECKQSGLRFISLSEKGSVRFLL; encoded by the coding sequence ATTGTGGTATCATATCTTCATAGATATCCTTATATACGCCTGGTTATCCCTTGGATAGCAGGCGTTTTTTGTGGTGATCGTTTCTTCAACGGTTCGCCGGAGCTCTTTTGGGGAATCCTTGCCTTTTGTTTTTTAGCCGGTCTCTCTATAGGTTGTTATTTCCTTGGACGCTATTCTCTGCGTTGGTGCTTCGGAATTGCGATTCTTGCTCTTTGTTTTACAGGTGGCTGGGTGGGAATAACCTGGCAGCTACAACATGCAACGGGGTATACTTTCCCGAAAGAGGAAACGGTTTATCGGGGGTGGGTGACGGATACTCCCGAAACTAAGGAACATACTTTTCTTTGCCGGGTATTGTTGAAAGAACAGCGTGATTCGACAGCTATTCATTCGATAGATGATTGTAAGGCTATTCTATATCTGCAACGGGATTCGGCGGCTGCCGGATTAAAGCGGGGAGATGAATTATGGGTGTCTGCTCGTATTTCTCCGCCTGTAAATGGACAGAATTTCGATGAGTTCGACTATGCCCGTTATCTGATGCGGAAGGGAATCAGTGGAACAGGATATGTCGTGTCCGGAAAATGGATGCTGGCATCTTCAGAAATGTTATCTTCCGGTAACGGAAATATTGCTCGGAAGAGCACTCTTCTGGAGGTAGCCGGTTCTTGTCGCGACAGAATACTTTCTCTTTATCGCCAACTTGGTTTTGAAGGTGACGGACTGGCTGTACTTTCTGCTTTGACTGTAGGAGATAAAACCGAACTAAGTGACTCTGTTCGTGAAAGTTATTCGGTAGCCGGTGCCAGTCATGTGCTTGCATTGTCCGGGTTGCATATCGGGCTGTTGTATGCCTTGCTCTTTTTTATATTGAGTCCTGTTGCGAAGAGAGGGAACGCAGGCAGATGTTTGCGGGCTGTATTTCTTCTTATCCTTCTTTGGGCTTTCGCTTTTTTTACCGGACTTTCACCATCGGTAGTCCGTTCGGCTTGTATGTTTTCGATCTGGGCAGTGGCGGATATTTTTAATCGTCAGGCTTTATCTTTGAATACGTTGGCGGCGACTGCATGGGTTATGTTACTTTGTAATCCGGTATGGCTGTTTGATGTCGGCTTTCAACTATCCTTCTTGGCTGTTGCTTCTATTCTACTGACATATAAACCTATTTATCGGTTACTTCCGGTAAAGAGTAGGATCGGGAGATATTTCTGGGGACTAATGAGCGTATCTATTGCGGCACAGCTAGGCACTGCTCCTCTTGTTATGTTTTATTTCTCCCGTTTTTCAACTCATTTTCTGTTTACTAATTTAGTAGTCATTCCTCTGGTTACCATCATTTTGTATTCTGCCGTTGTTATGCTTCTCCTGACTCCGCTACACTGGATACAAAATTTTATAGCAGAGGGCGTCAAGTTTCTTCTGGATGCACTTAATACTTTCATTCATTGGGTAGAACAGCTTCCTTATGCTTCTATTGACGGAATATGGCTATATCAGTTGGAAGTGCTCGGCCTTTACCTCTCCGGCGGTCTGGTGTTTTACTATTTCGCAAACCGGGGATTAAAGAATCTTCTGATCTGTCTCTTTTCAATATTATTGTTAGGTGTCTATCATGTGTCTATGTCCTGGGTGGACCGTCCTCTGGATAGTATTGTTTTCTATAATGTTCGCGGTTGTCCGGCAGTTCATTGTATAGACAATAATGGGAATTCACGGATAGTTTATGGAGATAGTCTTTCTGATAAAAGGCAGTTGTATCGTGTTGCAACAAATTATTGGAATCATCACCAATTATTGTCGCCGTTAGAGGTGACAGCCGATTATCAAGATACCGCGCTCTGCTGCCGGGAACAAATACTGTCTTACCATGGACGACGCATTTGTATGGTGACCGATCATCGCTGGCGGAACAAATCTGCCGCTACTCCGTTATATATTGATTATCTTTACTTATGCAAAGGCTATAACGGTCATTTGAAAGAACTCAGGTTGCTCTTTGCTCCGGAGTGCATTATATTAGATGCATCCCTTTCGGAACATCGCAAGCAACTCTTTGAAGAGGAATGTAAACAGTCTGGTTTGCGTTTTATCTCTTTATCCGAAAAAGGTTCTGTGCGGTTTTTGCTCTGA
- a CDS encoding TIGR04255 family protein: MNLPKKINPDNLIETIIEIRMNPICPPELWAGMISARIQELGYNYIPAPQVSVRLDKNGKMAVSVERGKENITYGIFIKEHIRFVMQGNSLSFNCNMGHYVGWNIYQKEIKDIITAMQECKIAKDFNRVQIRYISEYQDIDIIDYINGNICIGDETNRFRSQEIKLNRIDGNTKIFVSLVNKTKRRTPKGEEYSASLFDVNIYESFESSDSIEMVISLLDKIHMVEKETFFGLLKKDFIQSLNPEY, translated from the coding sequence ATGAATCTGCCAAAAAAAATAAATCCAGATAATCTCATTGAGACTATCATCGAAATCCGAATGAATCCGATATGTCCTCCTGAATTATGGGCGGGAATGATTTCTGCACGTATACAAGAATTGGGATACAATTACATACCAGCTCCACAAGTAAGTGTTCGGTTAGATAAAAATGGGAAAATGGCAGTTTCTGTGGAGAGAGGTAAAGAGAATATCACATATGGCATTTTTATAAAAGAACACATTCGTTTTGTAATGCAGGGTAACAGCCTGTCCTTTAATTGTAATATGGGACATTATGTAGGATGGAACATTTACCAAAAAGAAATCAAGGATATCATTACAGCAATGCAAGAATGTAAAATTGCCAAAGATTTTAATCGTGTTCAAATACGTTATATTAGCGAATATCAAGATATTGATATTATAGATTATATTAACGGGAATATTTGTATTGGAGATGAAACGAATCGATTTAGAAGTCAGGAAATAAAGCTTAATCGCATAGATGGAAATACAAAGATTTTTGTGTCATTAGTAAATAAAACAAAAAGAAGGACTCCTAAGGGTGAAGAGTATTCTGCCTCTTTGTTTGATGTAAATATATATGAGAGTTTTGAAAGCTCAGATTCTATAGAAATGGTTATATCCTTATTGGATAAAATTCATATGGTTGAAAAGGAAACTTTCTTTGGTCTTTTGAAGAAAGATTTTATTCAATCTTTAAATCCTGAATATTAA
- the hxsA2 gene encoding His-Xaa-Ser repeat protein HxsA2, producing MKKLLFFAVSAILAGASYCSFVSEKIVAKVTNSDTQIEQQQEQSLVLEQSSAEFKLLASHSSHSSHSSHSSHSSHRSHSSHYSSR from the coding sequence ATGAAGAAACTCTTGTTCTTTGCGGTCTCTGCAATTCTTGCAGGTGCAAGCTATTGTTCCTTTGTTAGCGAGAAGATTGTTGCTAAGGTAACTAACAGCGACACTCAAATTGAGCAACAGCAGGAACAATCATTGGTGCTGGAGCAGTCCTCTGCCGAGTTTAAGCTACTCGCCAGTCACAGTTCTCACAGCAGCCATAGCTCGCATAGTTCACACAGTTCTCATCGCTCTCATAGTTCACACTATTCGAGTAGATAA